One Leifsonia shinshuensis DNA window includes the following coding sequences:
- a CDS encoding aminotransferase, producing the protein MPNSDFLAQPSLPRPEVGADDAAAVAEHAFGLTGRIVELGSNQDRNFLVDTGTHRYVLKIANPVFSVEELHAQNAALALLAGAGVRIPAVLAARDGAEVVAVEVRGRTLHTRVLSFLDGEPLTEVERLSGEQLRTLGRLSGSIAAGLVGLRHPGLARTTQWDARIGGDVVALLAGHVLQPAKRQAVLAAAEAALAALEPLRRRLRVQAIHGDVTDDNIVLGEGGPGVIDFGDVADGWLVAELAATVTSALHHQPEDPLAVLDVIEAFHAKAPLDDADLAALWPLVVLRGAVLVVSGEQQVVLDGDNAYADENRAHEWVAFDVARRLPFAEVEAAIRARLAAGGAGEAVSPALGRLIALDSTDANLADLSVTGHDLDEGRWQRAGFEDAVLGRICRDNGHALTRYAEARLTRTRLDRTDPSPTIALAVTLDAPAGTVVHAPFAGELRLVEGAWLLQGDTAGQGDTVGQRNMVGLWLDGLSRPLTTASVERGEVIGSAVRLTAQLSSVPGWRPPAFVTPALPASVWAGVSPDPSALYGVDLAAPAADPAGVLTRRDSSFARVQEHYFTEPPLIERGWRHHLFDTRAQSYLDMVNNVTQIGHAHPRLVRAVRDQWALLNTNSRFHYEELSRFTERLADVAPDGLDTVFLVNSGSEAVDLALRLAQVHTGRRTILAVTEAYHGWTVGADAVSSSLGDNPRALETRPDWVELIASPNVFHGRHRGLDSGPAYLAELDEQLAALDAAGTGLAGFIAEPVFGNAGGLMLPDGYLAGVYERVRARGGVCIADEVQVGYGRLGHWFWGSAQQGVVPDVITVAKAMGNGHPLGAVITRREIAESFAAEGSFFSSAGGSPVSSAVGLTVLDVMRDERLQENAAEVGDHLAGRLRALAERHPLVGAVHGIGLYLGVELVRDRETLEPATAEAALVCERMLREGAIVQPTGDGKNVLKIKPPLCITRESADRFVDALDLVLATI; encoded by the coding sequence GTGCCCAATTCCGACTTCCTGGCCCAGCCGTCCCTGCCCCGTCCGGAGGTCGGAGCCGACGACGCGGCGGCCGTGGCCGAGCACGCCTTCGGGCTCACCGGGCGGATCGTCGAGCTCGGCAGCAACCAGGATCGCAACTTCCTGGTCGACACCGGCACCCACCGTTACGTGCTCAAGATCGCCAACCCGGTCTTCTCGGTCGAGGAGCTGCACGCGCAGAACGCCGCGCTCGCGCTCCTCGCAGGCGCCGGGGTGCGCATCCCGGCCGTGCTCGCCGCGCGCGACGGCGCGGAGGTCGTCGCCGTGGAGGTTCGCGGGCGCACGCTCCACACGCGCGTGCTGAGCTTCCTCGACGGCGAGCCGCTGACCGAGGTCGAGCGGTTGAGCGGAGAGCAGCTCCGCACCCTCGGGCGGCTCTCCGGGAGCATCGCCGCGGGCCTCGTCGGGCTGCGTCATCCCGGGCTCGCCCGCACCACGCAGTGGGACGCCCGGATCGGCGGCGACGTCGTGGCGCTCCTCGCCGGGCACGTCCTCCAGCCCGCGAAGCGGCAGGCCGTCCTGGCGGCGGCGGAGGCCGCGCTGGCCGCGCTCGAACCACTGCGGCGCCGACTGCGGGTGCAGGCGATTCACGGCGACGTGACGGACGACAACATCGTGCTGGGCGAGGGCGGCCCCGGCGTGATCGACTTCGGCGACGTCGCGGACGGCTGGCTCGTCGCCGAACTCGCCGCGACGGTGACGAGCGCCCTCCACCACCAGCCGGAGGACCCGCTAGCGGTACTGGACGTGATCGAGGCGTTCCACGCGAAGGCGCCGTTGGACGACGCCGACCTGGCCGCGCTCTGGCCGCTCGTCGTGCTCCGCGGAGCGGTGCTGGTGGTCAGCGGCGAGCAGCAGGTCGTCCTCGACGGCGACAACGCCTACGCCGACGAGAACCGGGCGCACGAGTGGGTCGCGTTCGACGTGGCGCGGCGGCTGCCGTTCGCGGAGGTGGAGGCCGCGATCCGGGCGCGGCTCGCGGCGGGCGGCGCCGGCGAAGCGGTCTCCCCGGCCCTCGGCCGGCTCATCGCCCTCGACAGCACCGACGCGAACCTCGCCGACCTCTCCGTCACCGGCCACGACCTCGACGAGGGCCGCTGGCAGCGCGCGGGCTTCGAGGACGCCGTGCTCGGCCGGATCTGCCGCGACAACGGCCACGCGCTCACCCGCTACGCCGAGGCCCGGCTCACCCGCACCCGCCTCGACCGGACGGATCCGTCGCCCACGATCGCGCTCGCCGTGACCCTCGACGCCCCGGCCGGGACTGTCGTCCATGCGCCCTTCGCCGGCGAGCTGCGGCTGGTGGAGGGCGCGTGGCTGCTGCAGGGCGACACGGCGGGCCAGGGCGACACGGTGGGCCAGCGCAACATGGTCGGATTGTGGCTCGACGGCCTGTCCCGCCCGCTGACCACGGCCTCCGTCGAGCGCGGGGAGGTCATCGGCAGCGCCGTCCGGCTGACGGCGCAGCTCAGCAGCGTGCCCGGCTGGCGGCCTCCCGCCTTCGTCACGCCCGCGCTCCCGGCGTCGGTGTGGGCCGGCGTCTCGCCCGACCCGTCTGCGCTGTACGGCGTCGACCTGGCCGCGCCCGCCGCCGATCCGGCCGGCGTGCTCACGCGGCGCGACTCGTCGTTCGCGCGCGTGCAGGAGCACTACTTCACCGAGCCTCCCCTCATCGAGCGCGGCTGGCGGCACCACCTGTTCGACACCCGCGCGCAGAGCTACCTCGACATGGTCAACAACGTGACGCAGATCGGTCACGCCCACCCGCGGCTCGTGCGCGCGGTCCGCGACCAGTGGGCGCTCCTCAACACGAACTCGCGCTTCCACTACGAAGAGCTCTCCCGCTTCACCGAACGGCTCGCGGACGTCGCGCCGGACGGGCTCGACACCGTCTTCCTGGTCAACAGCGGCAGCGAGGCGGTCGACCTCGCCCTCCGGCTCGCGCAGGTCCACACCGGGCGGCGCACCATCCTGGCGGTGACGGAGGCGTATCACGGCTGGACGGTCGGGGCCGACGCGGTCTCGTCGTCGCTGGGCGACAACCCGCGCGCGCTGGAGACCCGGCCGGACTGGGTGGAGCTGATCGCGTCGCCCAACGTCTTCCACGGCAGGCACCGCGGACTCGACTCCGGACCGGCGTACCTCGCCGAGCTGGACGAGCAGCTCGCCGCTCTGGACGCCGCCGGGACCGGCCTCGCGGGCTTCATCGCGGAGCCGGTGTTCGGCAACGCGGGCGGCCTCATGCTGCCGGACGGCTACCTGGCGGGCGTCTACGAACGGGTGCGCGCCCGCGGCGGCGTGTGCATCGCGGACGAGGTGCAGGTGGGCTACGGCCGGCTCGGGCACTGGTTCTGGGGGTCGGCGCAGCAGGGTGTCGTCCCGGACGTCATCACGGTCGCGAAGGCGATGGGCAACGGGCACCCGCTCGGCGCGGTCATCACCCGGCGGGAGATCGCCGAGTCGTTCGCCGCGGAGGGCTCGTTCTTCTCGTCCGCCGGCGGCAGCCCGGTCAGCTCGGCGGTGGGCCTGACGGTGCTCGACGTGATGCGCGACGAGCGGCTGCAGGAGAACGCGGCCGAGGTCGGCGACCACCTCGCCGGCCGGCTGCGCGCGCTCGCGGAGCGGCATCCCCTCGTCGGCGCGGTGCATGGGATCGGCCTCTACCTCGGCGTCGAGCTCGTGCGCGACCGGGAGACGCTGGAGCCGGCGACGGCCGAGGCGGCGCTGGTGTGCGAGCGGATGCTGCGGGAGGGCGCGATCGTGCAGCCCACCGGCGATGGCAAGAACGTCCTGAAGATCAAGCCGCCGCTGTGCATCACCCGCGAGAGCGCGGACCGCTTCGTGGACGCGCTGGACCTGGTGCTGGCGACGATCTAG
- a CDS encoding DUF3054 domain-containing protein, which yields MKSWRTAAVAFVIDAVLILVFVLVGRRSHGEAANVSGVLTTYWPFFIGLLAGWLVTWAWRRPLALIWPGVPVWLMTVALGMLIRTSAGQGVEPAFIAVAFVVLGVFLVGWRIVAIPFARRRALRRAVERA from the coding sequence GTGAAATCCTGGAGGACAGCGGCCGTGGCGTTCGTGATCGACGCCGTGCTGATCCTCGTGTTCGTGCTCGTCGGGCGCCGCAGTCACGGCGAGGCGGCGAACGTCTCGGGAGTGCTCACCACCTACTGGCCGTTCTTCATCGGCCTGCTCGCCGGCTGGCTGGTCACCTGGGCGTGGCGCCGCCCGCTCGCGCTGATCTGGCCGGGCGTCCCGGTCTGGCTCATGACGGTCGCGCTCGGGATGCTCATCCGCACCTCCGCCGGACAGGGCGTGGAACCGGCGTTCATCGCGGTCGCGTTCGTCGTGCTCGGCGTGTTCCTGGTCGGGTGGCGGATCGTGGCGATTCCGTTCGCGCGGCGGCGGGCGCTGCGGCGGGCTGTCGAGCGGGCGTAG
- a CDS encoding DUF445 domain-containing protein: protein MTTPTARTGDPDSDDRQSAGRRRTERERLERERAEAERRDAERRRALRSMKVLATSLLAVAAVIFAVSFALQDRYPWLGFVRAAAEGAMVGALADWFAVTALFKHPLGLRIPHTAIIPTRKDEIGETLGEFVETEFLSDDVVATRLAAYDVSGAAARWLTEPGNARRVVDEASGAVVGFFGLLDDDRMREAVEAVVRTHVIEPEWAPPIGRLGERILSSGGHHAAVDLLLDRFDDWLVIHPDALSNLVSGRLPSWLPSFVDRLVDERVYQELRRFVADVRRDPTHRARRAIDGYLAELSDRLQHDPDTIAGLEAAKARAFDDPRIRELAAQAWAAARSAAVDALSDPDSELRNRISAALADAAARVVADPELRASLNQRISGAAGHLVSTYRHDIASVITETVRGWDPAETTDKIEVQVGRDLQFIRINGTVVGALAGLAIYAVATGVAAAF from the coding sequence GTGACGACGCCGACGGCCCGCACGGGCGACCCCGACAGCGACGACCGGCAGAGCGCCGGCCGGCGGCGCACCGAGCGGGAGCGCCTCGAACGGGAGCGCGCCGAGGCCGAGCGCCGCGACGCCGAGCGCCGCCGGGCCCTCCGCAGCATGAAGGTGCTGGCGACCAGTCTGCTCGCGGTCGCGGCCGTGATCTTCGCCGTCTCGTTCGCGCTGCAGGACCGCTACCCGTGGCTCGGCTTCGTGCGCGCCGCCGCGGAGGGCGCGATGGTCGGCGCGCTCGCGGACTGGTTCGCCGTGACGGCGCTGTTCAAGCATCCACTCGGTTTGCGGATTCCGCACACCGCGATCATCCCGACCCGCAAGGACGAGATCGGCGAGACTCTGGGCGAGTTCGTGGAGACGGAGTTCCTGTCCGACGACGTGGTCGCGACGCGGCTGGCCGCCTACGACGTGTCCGGCGCCGCCGCGCGCTGGCTGACCGAGCCGGGCAACGCCCGCCGGGTGGTGGACGAGGCCTCCGGCGCGGTGGTCGGCTTCTTCGGCCTGCTGGACGACGACCGGATGCGGGAGGCCGTGGAGGCGGTGGTCCGCACCCACGTGATCGAGCCGGAGTGGGCGCCGCCGATCGGCCGCCTCGGTGAGCGCATCCTCAGCTCCGGAGGCCACCACGCCGCCGTTGACCTGCTGCTCGACCGGTTCGACGACTGGCTGGTGATCCACCCCGACGCGCTGAGCAACCTCGTCTCCGGCCGGCTGCCGTCGTGGCTGCCGTCGTTCGTGGACCGGCTGGTGGACGAGCGGGTGTACCAGGAGCTGCGCCGCTTCGTCGCCGACGTGCGCCGCGACCCCACGCACCGCGCCCGCCGCGCGATCGACGGCTACCTCGCCGAGCTCAGCGACCGCCTGCAGCACGACCCGGACACGATCGCCGGGCTGGAGGCCGCCAAGGCCCGCGCGTTCGACGACCCGCGCATCCGCGAGCTGGCGGCCCAGGCCTGGGCGGCCGCGCGGTCGGCGGCTGTGGACGCTCTCAGCGACCCGGACAGCGAACTCCGCAATCGCATCTCGGCGGCCCTCGCCGACGCGGCCGCCCGCGTCGTCGCCGACCCGGAGCTGCGCGCGTCGCTGAACCAGCGCATCTCCGGCGCGGCCGGCCACCTGGTCTCGACGTACCGCCACGACATCGCGAGCGTCATCACGGAGACGGTGCGCGGCTGGGACCCGGCCGAGACCACCGACAAGATCGAGGTGCAGGTCGGCCGCGACCTGCAGTTCATCCGGATCAACGGGACGGTGGTGGGGGCGCTGGCGGGGCTGGCGATCTATGCGGTGGCGACGGGGGTGGCGGCGGCGTTCTGA
- a CDS encoding aminopeptidase P family protein — MQQLTGQHFADRLARGAARAKEAGLDALLVAPGPDLAYFADYLPPATERLTMLVIPTDGEPTMIVPVLEHDSAAASRAAGAIRLVTWADGEDEHAPLVDQLWSGGRYAVSDSAWALHLLALQHELPDVRFAAFSAALPMLRAVKGPDEIDRLAAAGAAADATFEDILSVAFAGRRENEVAADLDRLLRQHGHSQVDFTIVGSGPNGANPHHEAGDRVIQQGDMVVLDFGGLMDGYGSDTTRTVHVGEPTDEEHEVFEVVKRAQQAAFEAVAVGVPLQEIDRVARAVIRDAGYGEYFVHRVGHGIGTTTHEPPYLVEGETQPIVAGMCFSIEPGIYLPGRFGVRIEDIVVADDDGAHRLNNTSRELHIVR, encoded by the coding sequence ATGCAGCAGCTCACTGGGCAGCACTTCGCCGACCGGCTCGCCCGCGGAGCCGCGCGGGCGAAGGAGGCCGGGCTGGACGCCCTACTGGTCGCCCCCGGCCCCGACCTCGCCTACTTCGCCGACTACCTGCCGCCGGCGACCGAGCGGCTGACCATGCTGGTGATCCCGACCGACGGCGAGCCGACGATGATCGTCCCGGTGCTGGAGCACGACAGCGCCGCCGCCAGCCGTGCCGCCGGCGCGATCCGGCTCGTCACCTGGGCCGACGGCGAGGACGAGCATGCGCCCCTGGTCGACCAGCTCTGGTCGGGAGGCCGCTACGCCGTCTCCGACTCGGCGTGGGCACTGCACCTGCTGGCGCTGCAGCACGAACTGCCGGACGTGCGGTTCGCGGCGTTCTCGGCCGCGCTGCCGATGCTGCGCGCGGTGAAAGGCCCCGACGAGATCGACCGGCTCGCCGCCGCGGGCGCTGCGGCCGACGCCACCTTCGAGGACATCCTGAGCGTCGCGTTCGCCGGGCGCCGCGAGAACGAGGTGGCCGCCGACCTCGACCGGCTGCTGCGCCAGCACGGCCACTCGCAGGTGGACTTCACGATCGTCGGCTCCGGCCCGAACGGGGCGAACCCGCACCACGAGGCCGGCGACCGCGTCATCCAGCAGGGCGACATGGTCGTGCTCGACTTCGGCGGCCTGATGGACGGCTATGGCTCGGACACCACGCGCACCGTCCACGTCGGCGAGCCCACCGACGAGGAGCACGAGGTCTTCGAGGTCGTCAAGCGCGCCCAGCAGGCCGCGTTCGAGGCGGTCGCCGTCGGGGTGCCGCTGCAGGAGATCGACCGCGTCGCCCGCGCGGTGATCCGGGACGCCGGCTACGGCGAGTACTTCGTGCATCGCGTCGGCCACGGCATCGGCACGACAACGCACGAACCGCCGTACCTGGTCGAGGGCGAGACCCAGCCGATCGTGGCGGGGATGTGCTTCTCCATCGAGCCGGGGATCTACCTCCCCGGCCGGTTCGGCGTCCGCATCGAGGACATCGTGGTCGCCGACGACGACGGCGCGCACCGACTCAACAACACGAGCCGCGAGCTCCACATCGTCCGGTGA
- a CDS encoding acyl-CoA dehydrogenase family protein: MSVESELLSEERRERFRSRAAEYDAENRFFTEDFAELADAGYLKALVPTEFGGLGLSLEQTARLQVRLAGAAPATALAVNMHLVWTGVAKTLRDRGDDSLEFLLREAGAGEVFAFGLSEAGNDLVLFGSTTDARPEADGSYRYFGTKIFTSLSPAWTRLGTMGLDTTSADAPKIVYGFVERTGGGFEIREDWDTIGMRATQSSTTVLDGALAPADRIVRRLDPGPNPDPLVFAIFANFELLLAAVYTGIGARALELAVASAHRRKSLKNDGRSYANDPDIRWRVASAAIDQDALLPQLDAITRDVDTLADHGAQWFPKLVGMKIRATETARRVVDQAIRVSGGSTFFAGSELGRLYRDVLAGIFHPSDAESAHSTVANAWLGPIEE; this comes from the coding sequence GTGAGCGTCGAGAGCGAGCTTTTGAGCGAGGAGCGACGGGAGCGATTCCGCTCCCGGGCCGCCGAGTACGACGCGGAGAACCGGTTCTTCACCGAGGACTTCGCCGAGCTGGCCGACGCCGGCTATCTGAAGGCGCTGGTGCCCACCGAGTTCGGCGGGCTCGGGCTGTCGCTGGAGCAGACCGCGCGCCTCCAGGTCCGGCTCGCCGGCGCCGCGCCCGCCACGGCCCTCGCGGTGAACATGCACCTGGTCTGGACCGGCGTCGCCAAGACGCTCCGCGACCGCGGCGACGACTCGCTGGAGTTCCTGCTCCGGGAGGCCGGCGCCGGCGAGGTCTTCGCGTTCGGGCTGAGCGAGGCCGGCAACGATCTCGTGCTGTTCGGCTCGACCACGGACGCCCGGCCGGAGGCGGACGGCTCCTACCGCTACTTCGGCACCAAGATCTTCACCTCCCTCTCCCCCGCCTGGACCCGGCTCGGCACGATGGGGCTCGACACGACCTCCGCCGACGCCCCGAAGATCGTCTACGGCTTCGTGGAGCGCACCGGCGGCGGCTTCGAGATCCGCGAGGACTGGGACACCATCGGGATGCGCGCCACGCAGAGCAGCACCACGGTGCTCGACGGCGCGCTCGCCCCCGCGGACCGCATCGTGCGCCGTCTCGACCCCGGCCCCAACCCCGACCCGCTCGTCTTCGCCATCTTCGCGAACTTCGAACTGCTGCTCGCCGCCGTCTACACCGGCATCGGCGCCCGAGCGCTGGAGCTCGCCGTGGCCTCCGCGCATCGGCGCAAGAGCCTCAAGAACGACGGCCGCAGCTACGCGAACGACCCGGACATCCGCTGGCGCGTCGCCTCCGCCGCGATCGACCAGGACGCCCTCCTCCCCCAGCTCGACGCGATCACCCGCGACGTGGACACGCTCGCCGACCACGGCGCGCAGTGGTTCCCGAAGCTGGTCGGGATGAAGATCCGCGCCACCGAGACCGCCCGCCGGGTCGTCGACCAGGCGATCCGGGTGTCGGGAGGCTCCACCTTCTTCGCCGGCAGCGAGCTCGGGAGACTGTACCGCGACGTCCTCGCCGGCATCTTCCACCCGTCCGACGCTGAGTCCGCGCACAGCACCGTCGCGAACGCCTGGCTCGGCCCGATCGAGGAGTGA
- a CDS encoding SDR family NAD(P)-dependent oxidoreductase — translation MAQYDVAGRSAIVTGGGSGIGRAVALTLAASGAAVLVTDLNEEHAKALVAEIEAAGGTAAALAGDVTDPAFAVASVEAANALAPLKIAVNNAGIGGEAAPVADYSLESWRKVIEVNLNAVLYSMQPQLTAMAENGGGAIVNMASILGSVGFANSSAYVTAKHGLLGLTQNAALEYADKKVRVVAVGPGFIKTPLVEANLSQEALQFLEGKHALGRLGEPEEVAALVAFLASDAASFITGSYHLVDGGYTAS, via the coding sequence ATGGCACAGTACGATGTCGCCGGCCGGTCCGCGATCGTCACCGGCGGTGGCTCGGGCATCGGACGCGCGGTGGCGCTGACCCTCGCGGCCAGCGGAGCGGCCGTCCTGGTCACCGACCTGAACGAGGAGCACGCGAAGGCCCTCGTCGCCGAGATCGAGGCAGCGGGCGGAACCGCAGCAGCACTCGCCGGCGACGTGACCGACCCCGCGTTCGCCGTCGCGAGCGTCGAGGCCGCCAACGCCCTCGCGCCCCTGAAGATCGCGGTGAACAACGCCGGGATCGGCGGCGAGGCCGCGCCGGTCGCCGACTACTCGCTGGAGAGCTGGCGCAAGGTCATCGAGGTCAACCTCAACGCGGTGCTCTACTCGATGCAGCCGCAGCTCACCGCGATGGCCGAGAACGGCGGCGGCGCGATCGTCAACATGGCGTCCATCCTCGGCAGCGTGGGCTTCGCCAACTCGTCCGCCTACGTCACCGCCAAGCACGGCCTCCTCGGCCTCACCCAGAACGCGGCGCTGGAGTACGCCGACAAGAAGGTGCGCGTCGTCGCCGTCGGCCCCGGCTTCATCAAGACGCCGCTGGTGGAGGCCAACCTGAGCCAGGAGGCGCTGCAGTTCCTGGAGGGCAAGCACGCGCTCGGCCGGCTCGGCGAGCCGGAGGAGGTCGCTGCGCTCGTCGCCTTCCTCGCCTCCGACGCCGCGTCGTTCATCACCGGCAGCTACCACCTCGTTGACGGCGGCTACACCGCCTCCTGA
- a CDS encoding TetR/AcrR family transcriptional regulator yields MNTGRPNGPRRDAPGANTAPNAAPAPARPHLDARQEKTLARLSAAVLGLAAERPIADVTVSGLAAAAGVHRSTVYEYAGSPVALLQRVLRAELDELRAAYLVDVAPDDAAAAIGGVTRAVLQHVDDHDAVYRRGLGAEGSEAGLHAMLSEHFQASIELLLDQHSVSVPAADELDRRAIERYLADGIIGAIEVWLARPRPRDVEALLALLERLTPPWWPTR; encoded by the coding sequence GTGAACACGGGGAGGCCGAACGGCCCACGGCGGGATGCGCCGGGAGCGAACACGGCGCCGAATGCGGCGCCGGCGCCCGCACGGCCGCACCTCGACGCCCGCCAGGAGAAGACCCTGGCCCGGCTCAGCGCCGCCGTCCTCGGGCTCGCGGCCGAGCGGCCGATCGCCGACGTGACGGTCTCCGGGCTGGCCGCCGCCGCCGGCGTGCACCGGTCGACCGTGTACGAGTACGCCGGGTCGCCCGTCGCCCTCCTGCAGCGCGTACTGCGCGCCGAGCTCGACGAGCTGCGTGCCGCCTACCTCGTGGATGTCGCCCCCGACGACGCCGCAGCGGCGATCGGCGGCGTCACCCGCGCGGTCCTCCAGCACGTGGACGACCACGACGCCGTCTACCGGCGCGGCCTCGGCGCCGAGGGCTCAGAGGCCGGGCTGCACGCCATGCTGAGCGAGCACTTCCAGGCCTCCATCGAGCTGCTGCTCGATCAGCACAGCGTCAGCGTCCCCGCGGCCGACGAGCTGGACCGGCGCGCGATCGAGCGCTACCTGGCCGATGGCATCATCGGCGCGATCGAGGTCTGGCTCGCCCGGCCGCGCCCGCGGGACGTGGAGGCGCTGCTCGCGCTGCTCGAACGGCTCACGCCGCCCTGGTGGCCCACCCGATGA
- a CDS encoding alpha/beta fold hydrolase: MAHPMSGGLLDRLRRALGLRRAPLLHIASDVGEGPVVVLVHGIASSSVTFQNLVPMLEPRHRAISIDILGFGRSPAPADAQYTIEEHVAALDRTLRSLKLREPFVLVGHSLGSLIVTRYAAEHPGALSRLVLVGPPVYGTPSEIGDRRVRTRVSAYLRAYEFLRNNKEFTLRNANILGKMLPIKNVFEITEKSWRPFVLSLENCVERQTVIGDLARVHVPVEVVYGTMDAFIAPGSLAVIETMRHVTMHRVEANDHLIRRRLARVVAAACDAGAGAQ, translated from the coding sequence GTGGCCCACCCGATGAGCGGCGGTCTCCTCGACCGGCTGCGCCGTGCGCTCGGGCTCCGCCGCGCCCCACTGCTGCACATCGCCTCCGACGTGGGGGAGGGCCCGGTCGTCGTGCTGGTGCACGGCATCGCGTCGTCGTCGGTGACGTTCCAGAACCTGGTGCCGATGCTCGAGCCGCGGCACCGCGCCATCTCGATCGACATCCTCGGCTTCGGCCGTTCGCCCGCCCCGGCCGACGCGCAGTACACGATCGAGGAGCACGTGGCCGCGCTCGACCGCACGCTGCGCTCGCTGAAGCTGCGCGAGCCGTTCGTGCTCGTCGGCCACTCGCTCGGCAGCCTCATCGTGACGCGCTACGCCGCCGAGCATCCCGGAGCGCTCAGCCGGCTCGTACTGGTCGGGCCTCCGGTCTACGGCACGCCCTCCGAGATCGGCGACCGCCGGGTGCGCACGCGGGTCAGCGCGTATCTGCGTGCCTACGAGTTCCTGCGCAACAACAAGGAGTTCACGCTCCGCAATGCGAACATCCTGGGCAAGATGCTGCCGATCAAGAACGTCTTCGAGATCACCGAGAAGAGCTGGCGGCCGTTCGTGCTGTCCCTGGAGAACTGCGTCGAACGGCAGACGGTGATCGGAGACCTCGCTCGGGTGCACGTCCCGGTGGAGGTCGTCTACGGCACGATGGACGCCTTCATCGCGCCGGGAAGCCTCGCCGTGATCGAGACCATGCGGCACGTGACCATGCACCGGGTGGAGGCCAACGACCACCTCATCCGGCGGCGGCTCGCGCGCGTGGTCGCGGCGGCGTGCGACGCGGGAGCCGGCGCTCAGTAG
- a CDS encoding TetR/AcrR family transcriptional regulator, producing MPKVSEEYRSARRHEIAQAALRCFARNGFAATSMADIIAESGLSAGAIYGHFTSKDELMELTASEILDARFLEVAEARAQQPLPTPGEIVRLLVTGLMTHIVDIQLLVQVWGQVPINPRLKQMSSDIGGRIRAMFIGYLTDWHAQTLPIEEAQALAERQAPVYMGLVQGYVTQTVLFDGFDGEEYLEVVESVSLPY from the coding sequence ATGCCGAAGGTCAGCGAGGAGTACCGCAGCGCGCGCCGCCACGAGATCGCCCAGGCCGCCCTCCGCTGCTTCGCCCGCAACGGCTTCGCCGCCACCTCGATGGCCGACATCATCGCCGAGTCCGGGCTCTCGGCCGGCGCGATCTACGGGCACTTCACCAGCAAGGACGAGCTGATGGAGCTGACCGCGTCGGAGATCCTCGACGCGCGCTTCCTGGAGGTCGCCGAGGCGCGCGCGCAGCAGCCCCTCCCCACGCCCGGCGAGATCGTCCGGCTGCTGGTCACCGGCCTGATGACGCACATCGTGGACATCCAGCTGCTCGTGCAGGTCTGGGGACAGGTGCCGATCAACCCGCGGCTCAAGCAGATGTCGTCCGACATCGGCGGCCGGATCCGGGCCATGTTCATCGGCTACCTGACCGACTGGCACGCCCAGACGCTGCCGATCGAGGAGGCGCAGGCGCTGGCCGAGCGGCAGGCTCCGGTGTACATGGGGCTGGTGCAGGGCTACGTCACGCAGACCGTCCTGTTCGACGGCTTCGACGGCGAGGAGTACCTGGAGGTCGTGGAGTCGGTCTCGCTCCCCTACTGA